The sequence below is a genomic window from Cicer arietinum cultivar CDC Frontier isolate Library 1 chromosome 6, Cicar.CDCFrontier_v2.0, whole genome shotgun sequence.
CCCCTCACTTTACTATCTACATccctctttttttaaaaaaaagaaaatccaaaatgcccttttatatttgtaacatttttaatttcatttctcTATTCATCACCATTCTTAACATCTCATAACTCACATATCACAAAATCAACATACCTCACCAACCCTAACTCATAATCATTCAAAACTCACATCACTAACTCATAACATACACCCCATCAGTTTCATCTTCACATTGTGGTTAAAGTGACCTAAGAAAGTAtgtttattgttttgtttttgagttcgagtttttttccttctaaatcTGAGGattgtacgtgaactcagtttacGTACGTTGTGACGTTACGTAAACTGAATTTACGTATCTtgggaaaaaaatataaatctcaAGATGTACACAATCTTAATTCACATAAACGTATGCGCTTTAAGATTGCTATTAAAATAACTATgcgaactcaattcacgtaagtTTACGTGAACTGATTAATGACGAAACTCAAGATAAAAAACTCAGTAAAAgatgattgatgaagatgctgaagatgattgatgatgattgaagaaaatggagaagatgatgaagataaaatgaagaggaagaagatgagttAGAttaatgaagaggaagaagattgaaataaagagaaggacaatttaaaaattttggtttttaaaaaaatttgagggGTGTAAGTAGTAAAATAGATAATGTTGggagaaaaatagatatatatatatatatatatatatatatatatatatatatatatatctttggTAAAAGTTTGTATCTAtgagtataaaaaattaattacatgtaCGGACGTGGAAtgcattgttatttttttatctacGCAGTGAAGTTAATTTTACATAGATGAAAGATAAATAGTTGGAATAATTATTATAACCAAAAGTAATTTGAAATGTCACTacaaaaaaaatgtcattttatagtGCGCCTTTTAcggcgcttattaaatacaagcgctgttgtaaatatattttaaaaataacggaggatataacaacgcttttttgacaagcgctgttgtagggtcatataacgcttgcacataatgtttacaagcttttacaacgcttgtacacactgtaaaatgaagcgccccaacataatgttttacagcgcttttggagcGCTTTAAAAACAAGCGCGGTAAAATATAGTGCTCCCACATGATGTTACATAGATTTTACAGCGCCTTTTGaacaaacgctgtaaaagacttgcgctttcactGTTATGCGATTAAATTATCTATGAAACCATTTAAAATCAGTCGCAAGTAGTTTAAATCTTAAGGACAATTTCTTGCCTAataatctatatttttcaataaaaactcTTAATCTCTTAGGtgatttaatacaaaataaagcATTAAGATTGGGCATTTATAAAAACACATAGTTGTTCCACAAGATTCCTATGATCAAAACGTTCATGACAATGAATCTTAGTTTTCAGTTTTTTCACCTATTTTTAAATGGCACAAGTGAACTTGAAATCATCATAATTAATGATGATCAAACTTTGAAAAACATTATGCAAAAATGATCACAAAAAGagacataaaattaaataacattcATAGAGCCAAAATAAAACTACATAATAAATTTAAGGAAGTTCATCAAATCCTAGTAAAATAACTTAGCTATTCTTGCTCGTGATAATATAcaacataaaaaaagaaaaattaaccaggagagatttccaacactagcacTGTTGCTTTAGAAGAGATGCCTTTGTTAAAGTATGAGAAGTGTCATTTACTTGTCACCTATCAAACACAACTTAGTAATTGTGGTTGATAGATAAAAGACTCTCTACAATTAGCTAGTAGAACATaccaatatttttaataacaaatttaatattttgagtgttagtttagtaaaaaaaatttaatcttttaatttcaaGTATGgagttcaaatatcttaaaaaacagttataaattagttatttctgtcattttaattaataatttgttttccttctccaattaaaaaaaaagtgacaaaTTTTTAATTGGACACATCATACACTACTTGCTTACTATCCAATTTGACAATTACCCTATAAAAATTCATGGACAAAAGCTATTTAGCACAGTAAGTAATGCCCAAGCCTTCTCCTACACTAGGTGTCATGCTGGCTAATAACCAATAGAAGAGGGCCATAACAAACTGATACAAGTGCCAATCTCAACTTGTCGTTGTGCCAAGAAGATGGACATCACATTTAGGTTGTACGTGTGTTGGTTTGGATAGAGTTTGGGTACTCAAATAcctacatttattttaaaaatttaactgtTAATAATGGTCTatcatattctttttttaaaaaattacacaatcttaattttaaaaaaaatgatataacttattttcactatttttttatagcatctaatatatattatataatatttgcatgataaacatataattcatcGTAAAATAATGagaatatcaaaatcataatatttatcGTAAAATATTTGCACTGCAAACATCAATATAACTAAAGTTGCATGGTTTCTATAATTGCATAAAATGCTCGCAAGCATCAAAATAATTGAAGCGCAACATCTTAAAGTTaccaaataatttttagaaattgGGTTATTTAAAATGGGTTGAGTTTAACTTTACCATTGTATCGAAAATTTGGAGAGGTTTGATATTTTGTGAAACTCAAATCACTCATTTACACATATTTACCTGATCCAAAGTATATTTTTGGGTTGATCTAGGTTGGATTAGTCTTGTTGGATGGATTAACTCAATCCATGTACATCTCTATTCAGAGTTGCATTTTAAGGGATCAAATGGTGAAAAATCCAACCAAAGCAAAGTCGGCCTAATAAATTTGAAGGTCTAAAAccacatttaaaataatttttttaataaaaaatgactttttaataatatatttggtttataaaagaaaatgataggAAAAAAACTTAATAGTGAAAAAACCACATTATTCCAAATATTtgtgtatatttatttattttgtctttaGATAAAATAGTGAAAAAATTCGTACATAACTACGAGATCTCAAATTTGAATACGGAACGATGATATCCAACCTAATAATTTCGATATTTGTCAAGTAAATTAAATCTTCCATATAGCTTGTGTTTCTTCTTTGTTATAAACTAATCTAAATACcttcatttgtaattttttaagattcaatttaaaaaataggttattaatttagttacaatgatattttattatgtattatGGTTAAACTGCGGGCAACTGAGACTTAAGTATAGGGATATCGATGTCTCAATCTATACAAAGACATATATTTTTCCAATTAATACAGGTATGAGAACATATAGTGTAGTGCACATCTAGACCTACACATTGTCACCATCAAGTTATAATACCAAAAATAGCATTGTTGGACTCATCACCAGATAAAGATAAGATTAAACCACCAatttattctataattaatatctccttttcttttcttgtactttttattttaagaaatttttaacttaaaaaaaaagttaaatatgtgtttgattagtacaattataatttatttatttattttggtcatcgtaaattttttgtttaattaacaTCCTTAcatatataatttcattttaaaataattcttctATCTAATTTGTGttacaaaaattgtaacaccGTTAAAACATAActattttataacaaaagacctaaatataattaaattacaacATTTTCTAACCTAAAATTAACCCCAAATATTTCAGTCttcttctataaaaaaaaaaaattaaattgtgcattcttcttcttcttcttcgtcttTTCAATTCTCTTCTCGTTGTAGAATTACTCACATTGTGTCgcaattcataaaataaaataaaaattggaaaagcggaatgaatttaattaaaggATCAACCCTGTCACCATGGAGAATTCCTTCGTCACCCCTTACAATTACTATCTAGGACTTGGACTTTCTTCTTTGCCCTTCCTCCCTCCCTTCCTCTACAACCAAATTCTACTATCACTTTTGGACTTTTCCATACTCTCCTATAAAATTCCTTAATCTCTACGCCAAGAAGAAAAACTATCATTCAGAGTCAATACTATAACCCACCATTGTCCAACAAGTACCACCAGACGAAGAAAAAGATTATGATAAcgatgaatttgaatttgaatatggTGGTGAATCTCAAATGGATGAAGAAGTTGGTGACGATGATGAGAATTATGATGAGGAAGAGGACTGAAATAATGAAGAAGAAGACaccatttaggtttttttatttttattttttatggaagAAGACTGAAACATTTGGAtaaattttaggttaaaaaatgTTATGATTTAATCatatttaggttttttttggttaaaaaataattatgttttaatgacgttacaatttttgtaaacaacaaaatatacgaggattaaaataaaaaatattataattgcaaggaacaaaaacatatttaaacttaaaaatcacCTACCTCGtctctcaaataaataaaaataattagtatTCCTTGTAAAAACAAGTGTGTGTATCTTGTTAAAAGCAAGGTGGCCTAAGATATAAAGAGGTCCTTTAAAATGCATGAGGTTTTTTAGAATCTATAacaatattttactaatttttttattttatgaaaaactatttataaaatatcactagaagggagGTTGAATAGTGATATTGTAGTTTCACACACACgtgcacacacacacacacgtaaatctcatttgaaatattgtgcatccataATTAGCCAACCAGGTCACAATGTAATCTCTTTGATGAAAATTGTCGTATCAATTGTTATTCATACATCCAGAATAATATGACTTAAGTATAGGGTCTCTCTGTAGAGTAATATGTGAAATGTGAGTGTCCACGTCAAAATAgaccaatttaaaatattgagtACATTTGTGATAACAATTATACTCGGGAATCGAGAAAAATATTGTTAGATCTAATAAGGATTACACTTTTAGATCTAATAAGGATGAAAAGACAATTACTAAACAGTAAATAGTGGTTATGACAAGGTTAAAATCGTATCACCAAATTTCTAATTGATTGAGTAAcaattaggggtgggaataggttgGGCTGAGCTAGACTTTGTTAGGCTTGAGCCTGGtatgtcaaaaaatttaaagcCTAAGCTTTTTTTGTGGTCTGTCATAGACTTACTTTTTAGGCCCGAGTCTGATCTTGTTAGAAGCCTATATGGCTTGTTAGTCTACTTAAAAGCCTATTTCGTttttacatttttgaataagtgatcaaacatatctttaaatagattagtgagttaatatgtcaatgaaattaagttttattttgaaatttaacatcacattttgaagaatatgactttatatatattatacttaaattatattttataagaatacatttaaatatgtcataaACTAAATACGGTTAATATgtgtaaattactaaaagttgaatatataacaagatcaaaatttaatataataattaatgtagcaaaataatattatttatatttatttaaataggttgGCCTAATAAGCCTAAAAGGCTTATTATGTGCTTGTAGCTTGACCTTTTAACTAAATAGACTTATTTAGAAGCCTTGCCCTTATTTGTTTAACAAAAAGTCTGGCCTGATTTGGACCTCACATAGACTAAGTCGTAAGCCCCTATCAGCCGGTTTGACCAATATATATGATACAGGGAATTAAATTGAAGTTTTGTGTATTTATCTCATAAGCGTTATGGAAGCacaataaaattgtatttatttcacTTTAAGCATCGATCCTCCACTAGTTTATGTAAACACTTCCTTGAATTGCATTGTTGTTTATCAGTATAATTTTTTTCGATttgaataaatgataaaatattagttttactcaaaaaaattattaggtaGATGAAAAATAAGAGAGAGTGGTGTTGAAAGTATTTGTCGGGTGCTATTAGGGACTCCTCAATATACAACTCCAATAACGGGCCGGGCCTAAATAAGCTAATTCATTACAATATTGGACCCCCAAAAAAAAACCTTGTCGCATTCTCAATTTCCCAATTGCCAAAACAAAGAGGCAGAACAGAAGCTACTCTGCTATGGGTTCCTCAAGATTAAGATGGTAGCTTTGCAACAAACAATGTTccatagaaaaatataaaaaggatTTGTACCATTTTAGAGGTTATTTTGTCagaatatttgaattattatgGTTTCATTATTATTCTAAATTATAACTAACACTCACAAAACCAATTTAGGGTTTTCGATTTTGGAATCCATGGGACGAGGACGCAATTTAGCGGTTGCGGCTGGTTTAGTTGTTTTTGCTTCAGCAGGCATGGCGTTTCCATTCTACATGGCGTaagttaatttgatttaattcgtagcaattctctataattatgatttttttatttatttgttgagttgataattttttgtttgttttgttttttgaattgtTTCAGTTCTTCAAAGAAACCGGTTATTGATCCAACAAAGCCACTTCCACCACAAGCTACTTTTCGAGGTCCTTACATTAACACTGGTTCACGTGATATTGGTCCTGATCATGAGACTTACCAGAagaaatgaagaagaagaaacttgAGAATCTATTTCAGACCAAGtttatttaacttgattgaatttgaatttcaagTCTTGCAATGCAACTAACTCAGGGTATGGAAGTTCTTTTCTGTTgtaatacaataataataaattctaGTTCATCAATCTGTATCATGGTTTATTTATGTCACTCGgtaattttgaatctttttaataagaaaattagtagtaataataattactataaTAAGTTTCGTTTTGCAATGAATATTGTATTGCTCGTTCAAAGAGTAGTTTTAAGCTCTTTGGCAACATGAGCATTTGGCAATGTGTAGTTTGGTTTCAGGtttgtaaatttgattctaTACATTCATTGTATGATAAGACGATAATTCTAGCTTACTCCCACGCCAAACCTAAGTGTATGTTTAGTTGAATTGGATTGGTGCCTTGATTGGattgcattttgtttttgaGTAATGTTATTAGAACACAATTTGATACAAAATGGGACACAAATACAACACCGTATAAAGACaggttatgttttgtttttcataaaatGTGAAAGTATTGTATATGTGTTCTATTTTGTGTCAAGTTTTGTATTCTAATACCATTACTCTTCGTTTTTTATGCATGTCTTAAAACTATTGTGAATATAAgtatacattatttatttaaaattaaatatcagtTCAATTTGTTGGGGAAAAACTATACAGTAAAGTTTCATGTTTTTATGGCAGAAAGATGCATTTTGTTCATTGCCCCAATCTTGGTTGGACTAATATTTTGCTTTTTACATTGCTGGTCCTTCTCCTGCCTGtctttaaactaaaacagaggtTCTGATTAGAGATTGGTGCCATTGACAAAATTGTTGTATATGTTTAAGTACCCGACTAGATTTTGGAAATTTGTGAAGACTCGATTTTGTTGGAGAGAAAACATGATCACTGAAATTTGGAATCAAAGTCGAATGTGACATATTCAAGATACACAAGTGTCACAAAGCATCTCCAATAGGTGCAATTTAAGAGCATTTTTAATGGGGAAGCTTAGAGCAATAGTATCTATTGGGTATTGCACATTTTTTTACCTCTATTTAGGATTTAATCACGTGAGTACTTATTAGTACCTCTATTGGTACtcttctctctttttctcttgTTTTTTCCAAAGCATATATAGTATTGTTGGGttataattgaatgaaaatttgTTAATGACGTTCATTTGATAAACTTATTGGAGGTGTTGAGTTTGAAAGATGCGATATTATTAGGTACTATTTTCTTTACGGTGACATAAACTTTCAAGACAAAAATAGAGAACGATACTAACGTTATAAAAAAATCCTTATTATAGAACTTTTCAGATATGCATTATAAACGttcaacttttttttctcttctttctgtTACACATTACTACATTCAAATACATAACCTAAATtgcacaaataaaaaattggttaaaagacataattaatcaaacaatatgagaattggttaaaaattaacCACCACTAACCAccatcatatttaaattaataattaaaaattcttgatttttttttaataatgaaaaaaaattaagttatgttttttattttaaaaaataatttttttcttaagaaaatattttatttttagtaaaattctattttatgataaaaaataaatttttatttacattatgttttcttttaaatatgataagaatattagtaataaaaataataattaaaaattcttccaaaaacagtttttaaaataataaactttgaaatcagagtaataataaataaaactatttttagaattaattagttttaaaatgattaaaaactatttttgaatagttttttataataaatattattttatataaatatctaatattttcttaatattatatatttttttaaatttaatctattagattttataaaataaaatatgtgatccattagatttataaaatgtctcaattttaagaaatagagggaccaaaaatacgaattagttaaaatagggagatcaaaattaaaaattaaaaattgaggGAAGTGATGATTGCATTTATCACAAGAAGGGTCAATAGTCACATGTCGCCGAGTCCTAAAGTGATTGGTGGGAAGACTATAATGAAATGTtatccaaataaataatttaatattttttggaattttcgGCTTCAAAGTCCAAGACCAAATATCATCTTGGACTCCCAAGTTGTGTTGTCTCTACATCTTGCCATGTGATCATATCAACAATATATACAACACAAAAGTGATTCTTGATCTTAAGCTAAATGCCATCAAGAACAACAATAGTCAGACAATTAAAGTGCCATTGGCCTTCCTCAAAAATATCTTTCACATGCAAGTTAGTATCTGAAATATGAACAAAAGGAATTAAATTGCATAGGTAATCTTCACCTAGCCATTTATCATACCATAGAGAGACATCACCCTTGCCTAGTCCTACGACAAATCTCAGATGAAGGGTCTCTAAAGCTTTAAGTATGGATGACCAAATATAAAAATCTCTAACTTTATATTAAGCATTTAAAATATGAGAATGGTGTAAGTATAGAAGTCAAACCCAAAGCTTATCAAGACTTTGTAGTAAAGTCCCACACATGCTTGTCAAGAAGAGAGATATTGGTTTCATTTGCTGAATGAATACCAAGACCACCTAAATGTTAAGGTTTAGTAATAGTATCTCAATTCACCCAATGACTAGCCTTGCTGCCCCAAATAAACCGAAAAACACTAGAATTAATTTTTTCTCACACACTAGTGGGGATCCAAAGATTTTGCATGAGATAGGGAGAGTAGTTAACACAGATTTAGCAAGAGTGACCCAATCAACTCGatctaaaatattatacttCCAGCTAACAAGTTTCCTATCTATTCAATCGAGAATGTAGTCAAAGTCCTTATTGAAAAGTCTGCCAGCAAGGAGCAAAAATCCAAGATACTTTCTCatattatatgtattttgaGATGGATGTAAATGTGTTAACTTTGTTTATGTGCATATTCTTCAAGGCATGAATTTTAATTTGACCACGTTAACTTTAAGCTCATAAAACTCATGAATAACTTGTTTCACCGAAAGAACTTGGGTATACCTAACAAAACTCTTTGAGTatatgttttagtttttattaggactttattttaagatttaatttaacatttattcttcaaataaatattaagggGAATTTGAACTTCTTAAGTTAATCTGTCTAACGAGTCTAGAgttctatttaatttaatatgttattcaGAATATGATGTTGAGTTTGATTTTGTAAAAGTAGAGATTATATTCTATGTTGCTCTTGAAAGTCGTTCTTTGAGTTTATAGTTTGTTGTGGCGCTCATCCAGATTTACCAACTAAAACATTCATAGTTGATTGTGACATTTTAACTTATCAACTAAAACATTCATAGTTGATTGTGACATTTTAACGACTTATCATTCGAATACTATCTTGATTTTGGTGTCATTCTCTCATTCACCATTGTAACTCTCCATTCGGTTCAAACAAATTTGACGATTGTATATCAGTATTAAACTCTTGTATTTACAAAGTATACGAAGTTCGTGTTTTGAGCATAACTACAACTTTCAAATTAACGGATGCATTACTTCACCAACATTCTGCATCACCTACAACTACAATCAAGGCAATTGAAACCTCTTTAAGGAAGACTTAGTAAGTTAAAGATAGACCTAGTTTGCAACGCCGGACACTTCCTCCTTTTCTTAGTCTCTTCTCTTTTTCATTCATTAAAGAGAGGtgatttaagataattttttgaCTTAAAATCACATATCtacttggtttttttttttctttctactttATATAAATAGATTTGACTTCTCTATGATAAGTGCTTACACCATTCTCTTATTAGAGAACATATTATATCAAAAACGCCACACATGTTAGCTTTTCCGTCTCGTTGCGATTTCAACGATTTACTGAGGCGTTTTGATTTTCCTTCTCGTTGCGATTTTCATTTCATTTAGATTAACAGGTTAGCTTCAATCAACGACTTTGATATCGTCAATGTTACAGTTTCAAAGACTTAgatatttcaaacactttaattttattatatttgtaggttttgtcacatttatataaatattttacttgtGATGCTACTAATGCAAATTTTTCAATTCCTCTAAATTCTGACTTCTGTACTagataactaaaaaatattttacctcTTTTTGTAATGTAAGATAGACTAACATAGGGTTCCTATAATTGGCATCCCATGCCGAATCAGCGTTGGTATAagaatcaaatgatgttgactagGACAATGCATATATTGACTAACAAAATAAGCATTAGTTGGGCAGGTATGAGATCAACTGGTGATAGGACTCTTTCGTCCTTAGGAGGAATAGACTTCTCCAACCGACTGCCATTACTTCTGCTTCAAAGCTTGGCTCGATACTAACAAAGCTGTTGGTATTAATTCTTTCCCTTTCTCACATGTGATGAAGAAGAAGTGGCTTCATCCCTCACTGGTGGTTAAGATGGTCCAATGCTTACTACCTTTTTCGTTCTAGTAGCCTTCTTGCGGGCCACGAATCAGAAAATGCATGAGTAATAATTGTGGGATCATTGGATTATTTGGGTTTGAATCCCAAAAACGACGCTAATGATTTAAAGTGGGCCTAGATATATGGTAGAATACGTGGAGATAGCAGCTCTTTAGTGGTAATGGTGACGATTTCTCCTCGACGAATGTAGTGTACCTACACACACTTCGACTATCAAATATGTTTTCATCTTAAGGTTGATATATAGATTTTGTGGCTCAAATGTTGTGTAACTTTACTTTATAAGCAATAAGCTAATTTTACCAACCAAAATCATAGACTATAATTGCAAATTTTGGTGACGTTGTGATAAAGTTTCAATttactttcaattttatatgaacAAAAATTGTTGATGCAAAATGTTGTGGAGTGAACTAAAATTGTTGTGAGTCTAAaacttgaagaaaatatttataagaattaaaaaagaaaattgaaattgtatAGCTACTAAAatcggtttttttttttcaatactcatttcttcaaataaaattactcaaatactctatttttaaaattatatacctaaatatcctttttttttaagttacaaCTCTTCTGACGACTTGTTAAAAggtgtttttaaataaaaaataatttcaatttttattcaaataacaaaaataatatatatatatatatattaatataattcataaaaaaacatatatataaattttaaattatataattcattcataaaaaaaatcacaagttttacaaaaattacgataaaaaTCACTCTATCGACAATGTGGTACTAGAGGCCACCTTCGACattaattttatcgtaatttttgtaaaatttgtgagttttgtatgaatgaattatgtaatttaaaatttatatttatgtatttttatgaattatattaattatatatatatatagatattatttttgttatttaaaaaaaattaaaaaatttataataaaaaaaaagaaagaaatcatTTGGGAAGTCGCCGTTTAGAAAGTGGatttccttaaggaagtcgccattccaaatggtgACTTGTAATTTAgtgaaaaaaaaaggtatttaggtatataaatttgaaaatagaatatttgagtaattttttttagaaaaaaaatttaaaaaagaaacccACTAAAAACATTGTTAACCCTTTTGCAGTACATGAAAAGGTCAAATcaaattttctttgttttttgcataaagaaaattcatatttttagtaAATTCCGTTGCACTTAAACAACTACAGAGAATAAATAATCTATCAcgtaaatgtaaaatatttaagcATTTGGCGCTAGCACCATTGGTGAAAACATTGTAAGTTTGTGATTTAAGTATTCACCACTTGGggacataaaataaatttatatattaaaaccTGACCTTAGGGTTCACTAGTAAAAGATACAATCAAATACTTGAAATTCTAGAATTTAAATTTGCAAATGTTATTTAGTGTTGAAATAgttaaaagtaaaacaaattaaaaagagTATTGAATCTCAGCCATTTGTTTCAAATCAAACGGCATAGATTTAACACCCATTAAAACAATCTCGGTCATGATTCTAATCAGACGGCTGTGTGTGCACCCCGCAGATACAGCAAGAAATTCGTTTCCAACTTTCCATTCTACCGGTGTTGAAGTGTTTGTTTGTACAGCACATTTATCAGCACCAACCAAGTCATTTATCAGCAAAACAGTTCGCATGCTAAGTTTTCACTTGATGCCGACTGTTTAGATTATTATACAATGGAGATTAAGGAGGTTAAAATGACAACAATGGATTCTGCAAAACATTAGCATAAAGTAACGAGCAGACAATTATAATCCACGAAAGGTAGAGTACACGAGAAGTACACCAACAAACATTTACGAAACCATTGTATCTGCAGAAACATTTaaacgaaaatgaaaaccaTATTCAAATTCTCCACAGAAGAGAATATACCACAACATCCATGTG
It includes:
- the LOC101497438 gene encoding uncharacterized protein, whose product is MGRGRNLAVAAGLVVFASAGMAFPFYMASSKKPVIDPTKPLPPQATFRGPYINTGSRDIGPDHETYQKK